In Populus nigra chromosome 1, ddPopNigr1.1, whole genome shotgun sequence, one genomic interval encodes:
- the LOC133682479 gene encoding uncharacterized protein LOC133682479 → MENEERTQLDAQYQKELNGLKEDVARLTSLLEQALRSKSGEGTSSQPAFTAQIPPTPPTFFNLPNKGASGSSHEPQYATHFPTQPIYPMGIPHADELTLEGSHKDKMIGAEGLEKLTALEERMRAVEGNHLYDPVKAVEMCLVPNVVIPKKFRVPEFIKYTGTQCPITHLKSYCNKMAEVVQDEKLLIHFFQDSLSDVALTWYMRLDNTKVRGWKDLVDAFIRQYKFNMDIAPDRSSLHSLEKGHKESVREYAQRWRETAAQVNPPLLEKEMIGLFSNTFKAPYFEYLVGSAEQAIRMGRITDPSEKRGFVGRKKEVDVHNVEREGKGRKHNFKPLMTIPPTSNINFTSPYLKNQTNIQNIPYHQRNTFHPPRNFPANQEELPPLPIPLSEMYQRLLSIGQVTPVPLTPLQPPFPQWYRPDQKCEYHAGITGHNIDGCLAFKRRILQLIKAGWISFDDFPNVKSNPLPHHASGSGGVNALEEEERGTNVLKLSMERLYKILEQTRYLQTPIKKQAAVHKGEYCEDHHHMGHHVNSCKEFRVKVEDMMTLGVLRIGVPKENLVGTMTGFDKKIEVCRYQPTEGGPPRMILARPTSMVSGNYNVIPYNYGYSFHTTRPAPTLHAEVGGLTRSGRCYTPEELEDQRRAKGKNVVELAKMDEVNKPVSDEEANEFLKLMKHSEYSMVDQLKKTPARISLLSLVLSSELHRNILQKVLNEAYVPQDITQDSIEHLVGRIQATNYLYFTDDELDHEGTGHNKPLYITVKCKDCVIAKVLIDNGSALNVLPRHVLDKMPIDASHMKPSTMTARAYDGSPRPIMGNIDVELVIAPSHSKLLYK, encoded by the coding sequence atggaaaatgaagaaagaactCAGTTGGATGCCCAATATCAGAAGGAGCTGAACGGTCTGAAGGAAGATGTCGCTAGGCTCACTAGCTTACTCGAACAAGCCTTGAGATCTAAGTCAGGGGAAGGGACATCCTCCCAACCAGCATTTACCGCTCAGATACCACCGACGCCTCCGACGTTCTTCAACCTACCAAACAAGGGGGCAAGTGGATCTTCACATGAGCCCCAATATGCTACGCATTTCCCAACTCAGCCTATATACCCGATGGGGATTCCTCATGCTGATGAGTTAACCTTAGAGGGGTCTCATAAGGACAAAATGATAGGAGCTGAAGGTTTGGAGAAATTGACTGCCCTAGAGGAGAGGATGAGGGCAGTTGAGGGAAATCATTTGTATGACCCGGTGAAAGCCGTCGAGATGTGTTTAGTACCTAACGTAGTCATTCCTAAGAAGTTTAGGGTGCCAGAATTCATTAAATACACTGGAACTCAATGTCCAATAACCCACCTTAAGTCATACTGCAATAAGATGGCTGAAGTAGTACAAGATGAGAAGTTGTTGATCCATTTCTTCCAGGATAGTTTAAGCGATGTCGCTCTCACTTGGTACATGCGTTTGGACAACACCAAGGTGAGGGGATGGAAAGACCTAGTTGATGCCTTTATTAGgcaatataaattcaatatgGACATAGCCCCTGATAGATCAAGCTTGCATTCGTTGGAGAAAGGTCATAAGGAATCTGTAAGGGAGTATGCACAAAGGTGGCGCGAAACGGCGGCACAAGTTAATCCGCCCCTATTGGAGAAGGAAATGATAGGTTTGTTTTCCAATACTTTTAAAGCACCGTACTTTGAGTACTTGGTGGGAAGTGCTGAACAAGCCATTCGAATGGGTAGGATCACAGATCCAAGTGAAAAAAGGGGTTTTGTTGGACGCAAGAAGGAAGTTGATGTCCACAACGTCGAAAGAGAAGGTAAGGGAAGAAAGCACAACTTCAAGCCACTCATGACCATTCCTCCCACATCCAACATAAATTTCACTTCGCCttatctaaaaaaccaaacaaatatccaaaatatccCGTACCACCAAAGGAACACATTTCACCCACCCAGAAACTTCCCTGCAAACCAAGAAGAACTGCCCCCACTTCCCATACCTCTTAGTGAGATGTATCAAAGATTGCTCAGCATTGGCCAAGTAACACCTGTTCCTTTAACACCCTTGCAACCACCTTTTCCTCAATGGTACCGACCAGACCAGAAATGTGAGTACCATGCTGGTATCACAGGCCATAATATTGATGGTTGTTTGGCTTTCAAAAGGAGAATCCTCCAACTTATCAAAGCGGGTTGGATTTCCTTTGATGATTTTCCGAACGTAAAATCTAACCCGCTACCACACCATGCTTCTGGAAGTGGAGGGGTGAATGctttggaagaagaagagaggggtACTAATGTCTTAAAGTTGTCAATGGAGAGATTGTACAAAATATTGGAGCAAACTAGGTACCTCCAAACACCCATCAAAAAGCAAGCTGCAGTGCATAAGGGTGAATATTGTGAGGATCATCATCATATGGGACACCATGTAAACTCTTGTAAAGAGTTTCGGGTGAAAGTAGAAGACATGATGACATTGGGAGTGTTGAGGATAGGAGTGCCTAAAGAAAACCTAGTAGGAACCATGACTGGTTTcgacaagaaaattgaagtatgTAGATATCAACCAACGGAGGGAGGACCCCCAAGAATGATTTTGGCTAGACCTACGAGCATGGTTAGTGGAAATTATAATGTCAtaccttataattatggttattctTTCCATACCACGAGACCGGCTCCTACTCTTCATGCTGAAGTTGGGGGGTTAACCCGAAGTGGAAGGTGCTATACTCCTGAAGAGCTAGAAGACCAAAGGAGGGCAAAAGGAAAGAATGTGGTGGAGTTGGCCAAGATGGATGAGGTCAACAAACCAGTGAGCGATGAGGAGGCTAACGAGTTCTTGAAGCTAATGAAGCACAGTGAATATAGTATGGTGGACCAGTTGAAAAAGACCCCCGCTAGAATCTCTCTACTATCATTAGTTTTGAGTTCAGAGTTGCATAGAAACATTCTCCAGAAGGTCCTTAACGAAGCATATGTTCCTCAAGATATCACACAAGATTCTATAGAACATTTGGTGGGAAGGATTCAAGCCACTAACTATCTCTATTTCACAGATGATGAACTAGATCATGAAGGAACTGGTCACAATAAACCATTATATATCACTGTGAAATGTAAGGATTGTGTGATCGCCAAGGTGCTGATAGATAACGGTTCCGCTTTGAATGTGTTGCCAAGGCATGTGCTCGATAAAATGCCAATTGATGCCTCTCATATGAAGCCAAGTACCATGACAGCTAGAGCATATGATGGTTCGCCAAGGCCGATTATGGGAAATATCGATGTTGAGCTTGTAATTGCCCCCAGCCATTCTAAGTTACTTTACAAGTGA